From the genome of Scytonema hofmannii PCC 7110, one region includes:
- a CDS encoding tyrosine-type recombinase/integrase, whose product MKVQKGIIPYSNRPVWMVLDDNYLPIEAIEKYLHYLDNVGRSPNTIGTYAHNLKLFWEFLRDSQLDWRSINLEQLSDFIHWLRNPNSPVVSIQAQVSKRSEKTINHCLTTVSGFYEFQERIGAIKKNDVYRYQLQPGHKYKSFLHHISKGKGVKTRLLKIKEPKTFPGCLTPEEVNILIEACNTLRDKFFMRLLYETGLRIGEALGLRHEDMVTGKTNEIYVVPRLDNVNNVRGKSGVERVVHVSKELMQWDSAYLCDEYPEDIDCDFVFNVQARALEHGYCARPKMLGDCDIPGFDGCYNCPHWRTNKNFLPILKSTLERTNNVLKKAQSCAWELQIYKNTPIKDNLEKVIKTLEVDND is encoded by the coding sequence ATGAAAGTCCAAAAAGGTATCATTCCATACTCCAACCGTCCGGTTTGGATGGTGTTGGATGACAATTACTTACCGATTGAAGCAATCGAAAAGTACTTGCACTACCTAGATAACGTGGGACGTTCTCCAAATACGATTGGAACTTATGCCCATAATCTCAAGCTGTTCTGGGAGTTTTTACGAGATTCTCAGTTAGATTGGCGCTCTATTAATCTGGAACAATTATCGGATTTTATTCACTGGTTAAGGAACCCTAATTCGCCTGTTGTCTCGATTCAAGCACAAGTATCAAAACGTTCTGAAAAAACGATTAATCACTGTCTGACAACTGTGAGTGGATTCTATGAATTTCAAGAGCGTATAGGAGCAATCAAAAAAAATGACGTTTATCGTTATCAGTTACAGCCAGGGCATAAATATAAGTCTTTTTTACACCACATCAGCAAAGGTAAAGGGGTTAAAACACGACTATTAAAAATCAAAGAGCCAAAAACATTCCCTGGATGTTTAACACCTGAAGAGGTAAACATATTGATTGAAGCCTGTAACACATTACGTGACAAGTTTTTCATGAGGTTGCTATATGAAACAGGATTAAGAATAGGTGAAGCTCTGGGGCTAAGACATGAAGACATGGTTACTGGTAAAACAAATGAAATCTATGTTGTGCCGAGATTAGATAACGTTAACAATGTTCGGGGGAAATCGGGAGTAGAGCGAGTAGTTCATGTTAGCAAAGAACTAATGCAGTGGGACTCAGCCTACCTCTGCGATGAGTACCCAGAAGATATTGATTGTGATTTCGTGTTTAATGTGCAAGCTAGAGCCTTAGAGCATGGATACTGCGCTAGACCTAAAATGTTAGGTGATTGTGATATTCCTGGTTTTGATGGATGCTACAACTGCCCACATTGGAGAACAAATAAAAATTTCTTACCGATATTGAAAAGCACTTTAGAACGCACTAACAACGTTTTAAAAAAAGCTCAAAGTTGTGCTTGGGAGTTGCAAATTTATAAAAATACTCCAATTAAAGACAACTTAGAAAAAGTTATTAAAACCTTGGAGGTAGACAATGACTAA
- a CDS encoding pentapeptide repeat-containing protein → MNLSNANLSGANLSDTDLFGANLSGAYLSNADLRNAYLSCAYLSDANLSGVNLFDANLSDAIVVNALFGRNEGLTEDMKHDLEQRGAIFGDRPPVLTPH, encoded by the coding sequence ATCAACTTGAGCAATGCTAACCTAAGCGGTGCTAACCTGAGCGATACCGACCTGTTCGGTGCTAACCTGAGCGGTGCCTACCTAAGTAATGCTGATTTGAGGAATGCTTACCTCAGCTGTGCCTACCTAAGTGATGCCAACTTGAGCGGTGTTAACCTATTTGATGCCAACCTAAGTGATGCTATTGTTGTTAATGCCTTGTTCGGAAGGAATGAAGGTCTTACAGAGGATATGAAGCATGACTTAGAGCAACGAGGCGCAATTTTTGGCGATCGTCCTCCGGTTTTGACTCCACACTAA
- a CDS encoding Uma2 family endonuclease, which produces MTTSIERTAILSPFPDHTQLPDEDGTFVKNFQEHPQSLILTDSIGPVLEKIHSDGQYAIGQDCGIYWRETDPPEKGAEAPDWFYVGGVPPTINGEIRRSYVLRLEYIRPLIALEFASGDGSEERDTTPLSRNQEGEIIKPGKFWVYECIINIPYYGIYEIKTGNLEVYKLVGGSYRKMQPNAQGRYLIEPLEVELGLWSGTYQNQTQRWLRWWDTSGNMLLIGSERAEIERERAETERERAETERERAETERERAETERERAETERERAEVAENAQRDAIPRLLRLGLSIEQIAEALSLPIEEVRSRMQ; this is translated from the coding sequence ATGACTACAAGCATTGAGCGCACGGCAATACTCTCTCCTTTCCCAGACCATACTCAATTACCAGACGAAGACGGAACTTTTGTGAAGAATTTTCAGGAGCATCCCCAGAGTCTTATTTTAACAGACTCTATTGGCCCAGTCTTAGAAAAAATTCATTCTGATGGTCAATATGCTATTGGGCAAGATTGTGGAATCTATTGGAGAGAAACTGACCCCCCGGAAAAAGGTGCAGAGGCGCCTGACTGGTTTTATGTTGGTGGTGTACCTCCTACTATTAATGGCGAAATTAGACGCTCCTACGTACTTAGGCTAGAGTATATCCGACCATTAATTGCTCTGGAATTTGCCAGTGGTGACGGTTCAGAAGAAAGAGATACGACTCCTTTATCTCGTAATCAGGAAGGCGAAATAATTAAACCAGGCAAGTTTTGGGTTTACGAATGTATTATTAATATACCTTATTATGGAATATACGAAATTAAAACAGGTAATCTAGAAGTTTACAAATTAGTAGGTGGTTCCTATCGTAAAATGCAACCAAATGCACAAGGACGTTACTTGATTGAGCCATTGGAAGTCGAATTAGGTTTATGGTCAGGAACTTATCAAAATCAAACCCAACGTTGGTTACGTTGGTGGGATACTTCAGGAAATATGCTATTAATTGGTAGCGAACGTGCTGAAATTGAACGGGAACGTGCTGAAACTGAGCGTGAGCGTGCTGAAACTGAGCGTGAGCGTGCCGAAACCGAGCGTGAGCGTGCCGAAACCGAGCGTGAGCGTGCCGAAACTGAGCGTGAGCGTGCTGAAGTAGCAGAAAATGCACAGCGAGATGCAATTCCCCGGCTACTTAGATTAGGATTATCTATTGAACAAATAGCCGAAGCTCTTTCATTGCCCATAGAAGAAGTCAGGTCTCGAATGCAATAA
- a CDS encoding lipid-A-disaccharide synthase gives MTADILILSNGPGEITTWVRPVVKQLRQQLGNDREQIRISIILSPCPNSSGKEAEIARSFPEVDRVQAAEHFWNFLLWGKTSENWEWRKCGVIVFLGGDQIFPVIIGRRLGYRTVVYAEWEARWHNWIDRFGVMKPEVAARIPQKYTHKFTVIGDLMAEAQGEEEMGRWGDGENSTPSPPHLLTPSQVPTELIGLLPGSKAAKLTQGVPLMLAIAEYIKAKRPQTQFLIPVAPTLNVETLASFADPQKNNFVQTFGFSSASLTTISNAQSSIFSLKTETGLNVELYTETPAYDILSKCSICLTTVGANTAELGSLAVPMIVLLPTQQLDAMRSWDGLPGLLANMPLLGSSFAKLINWLVLRRLGLLAWPNIWAQEMVVPELVGKLQPQDVGEMILDFLNHPEKLEKMRAKLRSIRGEPGAAQKLANLVKEELESS, from the coding sequence ATGACTGCCGATATTTTAATTCTTTCAAACGGTCCTGGAGAAATCACAACTTGGGTGCGCCCAGTGGTGAAGCAATTGCGGCAACAATTGGGAAATGACCGCGAACAAATTAGGATTTCCATCATTTTGTCACCTTGTCCCAACTCTAGTGGAAAAGAGGCAGAGATAGCCCGTTCTTTTCCCGAAGTCGATAGAGTGCAAGCAGCAGAACATTTTTGGAATTTTTTGCTTTGGGGAAAAACCAGTGAAAATTGGGAATGGCGCAAGTGCGGTGTTATTGTTTTTTTGGGCGGGGATCAGATTTTCCCAGTTATTATTGGCAGAAGATTGGGATACCGTACAGTTGTTTATGCCGAATGGGAAGCACGATGGCATAACTGGATTGACCGCTTTGGAGTGATGAAACCTGAAGTAGCAGCTCGTATCCCTCAAAAATATACTCATAAGTTCACAGTCATCGGAGATTTGATGGCAGAAGCCCAGGGAGAGGAGGAGATGGGGAGATGGGGAGATGGGGAGAATTCTACCCCCTCACCCCCTCACCTCCTCACCCCCTCCCAAGTTCCTACCGAGTTGATTGGTTTGCTTCCCGGATCGAAGGCGGCAAAACTTACACAGGGAGTCCCTTTAATGTTGGCAATTGCCGAATATATCAAGGCAAAAAGACCGCAAACTCAATTTTTGATTCCTGTTGCTCCCACTTTAAATGTAGAAACTTTAGCCAGTTTTGCCGATCCTCAGAAAAACAATTTTGTTCAAACCTTTGGTTTTAGTAGTGCTTCTCTCACCACAATCTCCAATGCTCAGTCCTCAATCTTCAGTCTCAAAACAGAAACAGGCTTGAATGTCGAACTGTACACTGAGACACCAGCATACGATATATTATCTAAGTGCAGTATTTGTTTAACAACTGTAGGAGCAAATACAGCTGAACTTGGTTCTTTAGCTGTACCGATGATTGTTTTGCTACCAACACAACAGCTAGATGCCATGCGTTCTTGGGATGGATTGCCAGGACTGCTAGCAAATATGCCGTTGCTTGGTTCCAGTTTTGCCAAGTTAATTAACTGGTTAGTACTGAGAAGATTGGGTTTGTTAGCTTGGCCTAATATCTGGGCACAAGAAATGGTTGTACCAGAACTAGTGGGAAAACTTCAGCCTCAAGATGTTGGGGAAATGATCCTAGATTTTCTGAATCATCCAGAAAAATTAGAAAAGATGCGAGCCAAGCTACGTAGTATTCGAGGAGAACCTGGTGCAGCGCAAAAGTTAGCCAACTTGGTGAAAGAAGAATTGGAGAGTTCATAA
- a CDS encoding M23 family metallopeptidase yields MSQWRQTVAISVVTLFLSGLSIANLNTLLPKENKNVNAFSFISIPERDSHSSTPTPIARIPRSSTPDEIAPRQIQKKPSLQATNNNTWLAASFPVENFKAYTSAFGYRPSATGGSRWEFHSGLDIAAPQGSYIRNWWAGRVSKVGDRNACGTHIVIESGPWEHTYCHMEGHVESASGRRYLIDRNGGIQLWEGQPVPAGFRIGRVGMTGRTTGPHLHWGLKYAKNYVDPAVVLRAMFSQQQVTRASSEKWTPQQSQVVIEESKFQRDSNY; encoded by the coding sequence ATGAGTCAGTGGCGACAAACAGTAGCAATTTCTGTAGTCACACTATTTTTATCAGGATTGAGTATTGCTAATTTGAATACTCTCTTGCCCAAGGAAAATAAAAACGTAAATGCGTTTTCCTTTATTTCAATCCCCGAGCGAGATTCACACAGTTCAACTCCGACTCCTATAGCAAGAATACCACGCTCATCAACGCCAGATGAGATCGCACCGCGTCAAATTCAGAAAAAACCAAGCTTACAAGCAACAAATAATAACACCTGGTTAGCAGCTTCTTTCCCCGTAGAAAATTTCAAGGCATACACATCAGCGTTTGGATATCGTCCCTCTGCGACTGGTGGTTCTAGGTGGGAATTTCACAGTGGTTTAGATATTGCCGCACCACAAGGAAGTTACATTCGTAACTGGTGGGCAGGTAGAGTGAGTAAGGTAGGCGATCGCAACGCTTGCGGCACTCATATTGTGATTGAATCCGGTCCGTGGGAGCACACCTACTGCCATATGGAAGGACACGTAGAAAGCGCAAGTGGTCGCCGATACCTAATAGACCGAAACGGGGGAATTCAACTTTGGGAAGGTCAGCCAGTCCCGGCTGGATTCAGGATTGGTCGGGTAGGGATGACTGGGCGTACAACAGGTCCTCATCTCCATTGGGGATTAAAATACGCCAAAAACTACGTAGATCCAGCTGTAGTTCTGCGGGCAATGTTTTCACAGCAACAAGTTACAAGAGCATCATCAGAAAAATGGACTCCCCAACAATCGCAAGTCGTAATTGAGGAGTCTAAATTTCAACGAGATTCAAATTATTAG
- the iscB gene encoding RNA-guided endonuclease IscB, with protein MISNSVFVLSKNGKILKPTTPVRARILQSQGQAKKRKLFPFTLILEKEVDENVEPLLELRIDPGSQFSGISLVDLNKNEVIWAMELEHRGLAIKMEMLTRAGVRRSRRSRRLRYRQKRFDRKKPDGWLPPSLRHRLLTTETWIKRLLKVAPIKSIAIESVKFDLQKMETPDIEGIEYQQGTLFGYTHSCCTLRTLG; from the coding sequence ATGATTAGCAACTCTGTATTCGTTCTGAGTAAAAATGGAAAGATACTAAAGCCAACAACACCAGTTAGAGCAAGGATTTTACAATCCCAAGGCCAAGCTAAAAAACGGAAATTATTCCCATTTACTCTAATCTTAGAAAAGGAGGTTGATGAAAATGTAGAACCATTATTGGAACTTAGGATCGATCCAGGAAGCCAATTTTCGGGAATTTCTCTCGTAGACTTAAATAAGAACGAAGTGATTTGGGCAATGGAATTAGAACATCGGGGATTAGCCATAAAAATGGAGATGCTGACTAGAGCAGGTGTTCGACGTTCTAGAAGGTCAAGAAGACTTCGTTATCGCCAGAAAAGATTTGACCGCAAAAAGCCAGATGGTTGGCTACCGCCAAGTTTAAGACATAGATTGTTAACTACTGAGACTTGGATAAAACGATTACTTAAAGTTGCACCAATTAAATCCATTGCCATCGAATCGGTTAAATTCGATTTGCAAAAAATGGAAACACCAGATATAGAGGGCATTGAATATCAGCAAGGTACATTATTCGGCTACACTCACTCGTGTTGCACTCTTAGAACATTGGGGTAG
- a CDS encoding DUF6262 family protein produces MTNTKIEALRSAAAQKAHVTAERVDKALERMIKPGQIISFQSVATTANVSTAYLYKQSDLRNRIETLRNQQKQKPKQSQPPASENSKSVIISTLREENKKLRAEIEGLRRINEGLTGRIYQLKGAEELVERLKVSYAELKQQFDEYQQQAQPNTTLTVNHLKVASLDKKRTERLNITEQVKQLLEPLGIQLNSTLTKTIKSVSESTVLDAVVTCINFSLR; encoded by the coding sequence ATGACTAACACTAAGATTGAAGCCTTACGCTCTGCAGCAGCACAGAAAGCCCATGTAACAGCAGAGCGTGTGGATAAAGCTCTTGAAAGGATGATAAAGCCAGGTCAAATAATTAGTTTTCAATCTGTAGCAACCACTGCTAATGTATCTACCGCTTACTTGTATAAGCAGTCAGATTTGAGAAATAGAATTGAAACTTTACGTAACCAACAAAAACAAAAACCCAAACAATCGCAACCACCAGCATCTGAAAATTCTAAATCAGTTATTATTTCTACTTTGAGGGAAGAGAATAAGAAATTAAGAGCAGAAATAGAAGGTTTACGCCGAATTAATGAGGGTTTAACTGGCAGAATTTATCAACTTAAAGGTGCAGAGGAGTTAGTAGAGAGACTTAAAGTTTCCTATGCGGAGTTAAAACAGCAATTTGATGAATATCAGCAACAAGCACAACCAAATACAACATTAACAGTAAATCATCTAAAAGTTGCATCTTTAGATAAAAAGAGAACAGAACGTTTAAATATTACTGAGCAAGTTAAACAGTTACTTGAGCCATTAGGTATTCAACTTAATTCAACTTTAACTAAAACAATTAAATCCGTATCAGAATCAACTGTTTTAGATGCAGTAGTTACATGCATCAATTTTAGCCTGAGGTAA
- a CDS encoding magnesium chelatase subunit H, with protein sequence MFTHVKSTIRHIAPNQLQGRHLIKVVYVVLESQYQSALSQAVRAINENNPNLAIEISGYLIEELRDQENYEEFKKDIATANIFIASLIFIEDLAQKLVTAVAPYRDRLDVAVVFPSMPEVMRLNKMGSFSLAQLGQSKSVIAQFMRKRKEKSGAGFQDGMLKLLRTLPQVLKFLPMDKAQDARNFMLSFQYWLGGSPDNLENFLLMLADKYVLKGIETRKSGSVQYQPPVVYPDMGIWHPLATTMYEDVREYLNWYSSRQDISPDLKDPLAPCIGLVLQRTHLVTGDDAHYVAMVQELESMGARVISVFASGLDFSKPVEAYFYDKGTEKTSSPHSLVDAVISLTGFALVGGPARQDHPKAIEALKRLNRPYMVALPLVFQTTEEWQDSDLGLHPIQVALQIALPELDGAIEPIILSGRDGTTGKAIALQDRIEAVTQRALKWANLRRKPKLDKKVAITVFSFPPDKGNVGTAAYLDVFGSIYEVMRALKNNGYDVQDLPENAKELMEQVIHDAQAQYSSPELNIAYRMSVREYEALTPYSQRLEENWGPPPGHLNSDGQNLLIYGKQFGNVFIGVQPTFGYEGDPMRLLFSRSASPHHGFAAYYTYLEQIWQADAVLHFGTHGSLEFMPGKQMGMSGECYPDNLIGMIPNLYYYAANNPSEATIAKRRSYAETISYLTPPAENAGLYKGLKELSELIASYQTLKDSGRGIPIVNTIMDKCRMVNLDKDIINDFGLPILDFGLESDNPKSEIQNPKFLDAKDMSGEERDNIVGLVYRKLMEIESRLLPCGLHVIGKPPSAEEAIATLVNIASLDRSEEEILSLPRIIASSVGRNIDEVYQNSDKGILEDVQLLQDITMATRTAVSALVKEQTDAEGRVSLVSKLNFFNMGKKEPWVQAILDLGFPILDSNSQIQNPKSKIQNLFEYLEFCLQQVCADNELGGLLQGLEGEYILPGPGGDPIRNPDVLPTGKNIHALDPQSIPTTAAVQSAKIVVDRLLARNRAENGGQYPETIACVLWGTDNIKTYGESLAQIMWMVGVRPVPDALGRVNKLELISLEELGRPRIDVVVNCSGVFRDLFINQMNLLDQAVKMAAEADEPLEMNFIRKHALEQAEEMGINLRQAATRVFSNASGSYSSNINLAVENSTWESEAELQEMYLNRKSFAFSADNPGTMEESRAIFEKTLKTAEMTFQNLDSSEISLTDVSHYFDSDPTKVVASLRGDGKTPASYIADTTTANAQVRTLSETVRLDTRTKLLNPKWYEGMLSHGYEGVRELSKRLVNTMGWSATAGAVDNWVYEDVNTTFIKDEEMRKRLLNLNPHSFRKMVSTLLEVNGRGYWETSENNLELLRELYQEVEDRIEGIE encoded by the coding sequence ATGTTCACCCACGTCAAGTCCACCATTAGACATATAGCCCCCAACCAATTGCAGGGACGTCACTTAATTAAGGTGGTCTATGTCGTGTTAGAGTCCCAGTACCAAAGTGCATTGTCACAAGCGGTTCGGGCGATTAACGAAAACAATCCCAATCTGGCGATTGAAATCAGTGGTTATTTAATCGAAGAACTCCGCGACCAAGAGAACTACGAGGAGTTTAAAAAAGATATCGCAACTGCCAATATCTTTATTGCTTCGCTGATTTTTATAGAAGACTTAGCCCAGAAATTAGTAACAGCAGTAGCACCATACCGCGATCGCCTAGACGTTGCCGTTGTGTTCCCCTCAATGCCTGAAGTGATGCGCCTAAATAAAATGGGCAGTTTCTCTTTGGCACAGTTGGGGCAATCCAAAAGTGTCATAGCACAGTTCATGCGAAAGCGCAAGGAAAAATCAGGTGCGGGTTTCCAAGATGGAATGCTAAAGCTACTGAGGACATTGCCGCAGGTACTTAAGTTCCTGCCAATGGACAAAGCACAGGATGCCCGAAATTTTATGCTCAGCTTTCAGTACTGGTTAGGAGGCTCTCCAGATAATCTGGAAAACTTCTTGCTCATGCTGGCTGACAAGTACGTTTTGAAAGGTATAGAGACGAGGAAGAGCGGGTCTGTACAATACCAACCACCAGTGGTATACCCAGATATGGGGATTTGGCATCCTCTTGCTACCACAATGTATGAGGATGTCAGAGAGTACCTGAATTGGTACAGCAGCCGTCAGGATATCTCTCCCGATCTCAAAGACCCGTTAGCACCGTGTATTGGGTTGGTCTTGCAACGCACGCACCTTGTTACTGGTGATGATGCTCACTACGTAGCGATGGTACAAGAACTCGAATCCATGGGAGCAAGGGTTATTTCTGTGTTTGCATCTGGGTTGGATTTTTCCAAGCCTGTAGAAGCATATTTTTATGATAAGGGGACTGAGAAAACTTCCAGCCCTCATTCCTTAGTGGATGCGGTTATCTCCCTAACGGGCTTTGCTTTAGTAGGTGGACCTGCACGTCAAGACCATCCCAAGGCAATTGAGGCGCTGAAGCGGTTAAACCGTCCTTACATGGTGGCGCTACCTCTCGTCTTCCAAACTACAGAAGAATGGCAGGATAGCGATTTGGGATTGCACCCCATTCAGGTGGCATTGCAAATTGCGCTTCCTGAATTAGATGGTGCAATTGAACCGATAATTCTCTCAGGTCGGGATGGCACAACAGGGAAAGCGATCGCACTGCAAGACCGCATCGAAGCAGTGACACAACGCGCTCTCAAGTGGGCTAACCTGCGCCGCAAACCCAAGTTAGACAAGAAAGTTGCCATCACTGTGTTCAGTTTCCCACCAGATAAAGGGAACGTGGGAACGGCTGCATACCTAGATGTGTTTGGTTCCATTTACGAGGTGATGAGAGCACTCAAGAACAACGGTTATGACGTGCAAGACTTGCCAGAAAACGCTAAGGAGTTGATGGAACAAGTCATCCACGATGCCCAAGCGCAGTACAGCAGCCCCGAACTTAACATTGCTTACCGGATGTCGGTTCGCGAGTATGAAGCACTCACACCTTACTCCCAACGATTAGAAGAAAACTGGGGACCACCACCGGGACATCTTAACAGCGATGGTCAAAACTTGCTGATTTATGGTAAGCAATTTGGGAACGTTTTCATTGGGGTTCAACCCACCTTTGGTTATGAAGGCGATCCAATGCGGTTGTTGTTCTCCCGTTCTGCAAGTCCCCACCACGGTTTTGCGGCTTACTACACCTACTTAGAACAAATTTGGCAAGCGGATGCAGTGCTGCACTTTGGGACTCACGGTTCCTTGGAATTTATGCCAGGGAAACAGATGGGTATGTCTGGAGAATGTTATCCAGATAACTTAATTGGAATGATTCCCAATCTTTATTACTACGCTGCCAATAACCCCAGTGAAGCAACAATTGCCAAGCGCCGCAGTTACGCTGAAACAATTTCCTATCTGACTCCTCCTGCAGAAAATGCTGGATTGTATAAGGGTTTGAAAGAACTCAGCGAGTTGATTGCTTCTTACCAAACTCTTAAAGATAGCGGACGCGGTATTCCTATTGTTAATACCATCATGGATAAATGCCGGATGGTAAATTTGGATAAGGACATCATTAACGATTTTGGATTGCCGATTTTAGATTTTGGATTAGAATCGGATAATCCAAAATCCGAAATCCAAAATCCAAAATTCCTTGATGCCAAGGATATGAGCGGTGAAGAACGCGATAATATCGTTGGTTTGGTGTATCGCAAGTTGATGGAGATTGAATCGCGACTGTTACCCTGTGGATTGCACGTGATTGGGAAACCACCTTCTGCAGAAGAAGCGATCGCAACTCTAGTTAACATTGCTAGCTTAGACCGTTCTGAGGAAGAAATTCTCAGTCTTCCCCGGATTATTGCAAGTAGCGTCGGACGCAACATTGACGAGGTATATCAAAACAGCGACAAAGGCATTTTAGAGGATGTCCAGTTGCTGCAAGACATCACAATGGCAACCCGTACTGCTGTTTCAGCCCTTGTAAAAGAGCAAACAGATGCTGAAGGACGAGTTTCCCTCGTTTCCAAGCTCAACTTCTTCAATATGGGCAAAAAAGAACCTTGGGTTCAAGCAATTTTGGATTTGGGATTTCCGATTTTAGATTCTAATTCTCAAATCCAAAATCCCAAATCTAAAATCCAAAATCTCTTTGAGTATTTGGAATTCTGCTTGCAACAAGTTTGCGCTGATAATGAATTAGGAGGATTGCTCCAAGGGTTAGAAGGTGAGTATATTCTTCCCGGTCCCGGTGGCGACCCCATCCGCAACCCAGATGTATTGCCTACAGGGAAAAACATCCACGCCCTCGATCCCCAATCTATCCCCACAACGGCTGCAGTACAATCAGCAAAAATTGTTGTAGATCGACTGCTGGCAAGGAATAGGGCAGAAAATGGCGGTCAATATCCCGAAACCATCGCTTGCGTGCTCTGGGGAACCGATAATATCAAAACTTACGGTGAATCTCTAGCACAAATCATGTGGATGGTGGGAGTGCGCCCGGTTCCCGATGCGTTGGGACGGGTGAACAAGTTAGAACTGATATCTCTAGAAGAGTTGGGACGCCCCCGCATTGATGTGGTTGTTAACTGTTCTGGTGTATTCCGCGACTTGTTCATCAACCAAATGAACTTGCTGGATCAAGCAGTTAAGATGGCAGCAGAAGCGGATGAACCTCTAGAAATGAACTTTATCCGCAAACATGCCCTGGAACAAGCTGAGGAAATGGGGATTAACCTGCGTCAAGCAGCAACTCGCGTGTTCTCCAATGCTTCTGGTTCCTACTCATCCAATATTAACTTGGCAGTAGAAAACAGCACTTGGGAAAGCGAAGCTGAATTGCAGGAAATGTACCTCAATCGTAAGTCCTTTGCGTTCAGTGCCGATAACCCCGGTACGATGGAAGAATCAAGGGCTATTTTTGAAAAGACGTTGAAAACTGCTGAGATGACTTTCCAAAATCTCGACTCTTCCGAGATTAGCTTGACTGACGTTTCCCATTACTTTGATTCCGATCCTACCAAGGTCGTTGCTAGCCTGCGGGGTGATGGTAAAACACCAGCATCCTACATTGCAGATACGACGACAGCTAACGCACAAGTTCGCACTTTATCAGAAACTGTACGTTTGGATACCCGTACCAAGTTGTTAAATCCCAAGTGGTATGAAGGTATGCTTTCTCACGGTTACGAAGGTGTGCGAGAACTCTCCAAGCGATTGGTCAATACAATGGGTTGGAGTGCAACTGCAGGTGCTGTTGATAACTGGGTTTATGAGGATGTCAATACCACGTTTATCAAAGATGAAGAGATGCGGAAGCGTTTGCTGAATCTTAACCCCCATTCTTTCCGCAAAATGGTTTCTACTTTGTTGGAGGTGAACGGTCGCGGTTACTGGGAGACGAGTGAGAACAATTTGGAATTGTTGCGCGAGTTGTACCAGGAAGTTGAAGACCGGATTGAGGGAATTGAGTAG
- a CDS encoding HNH endonuclease produces the protein MPLQIEHINPRSLGGSDRFSNLTLSCEKCNQKKGNKPVEQFLKNKSEILQKIKAHQKKSLSNAAAVNSTRKAVFEMAHKFGLPVISGDGASTKMIRIKSQLPKQHWIDSACVATDQIVKLRICQPLRVTCKGHGTRQVQRMNASGFPAIASIKKNSATGKKEVKLVSKNQKYTHATAGDYVICDFRKDRKHVKAGTYRARVKTPTQKGVEVLISGHRISLDRQYVKLIHRSDGYEYSFTAIDPDLLRFNAI, from the coding sequence GTGCCACTACAAATAGAACACATCAATCCACGCTCACTAGGAGGTAGTGACCGATTCTCAAATCTCACATTATCTTGTGAAAAATGCAATCAAAAAAAGGGGAATAAGCCAGTAGAGCAATTTCTGAAAAACAAATCAGAAATTCTCCAAAAAATTAAAGCACACCAAAAAAAGTCATTATCAAATGCAGCTGCTGTTAACTCAACTCGTAAAGCTGTATTTGAAATGGCACACAAATTTGGATTACCCGTAATTAGTGGAGATGGTGCATCTACCAAGATGATTAGGATTAAAAGCCAATTACCGAAACAACACTGGATTGACTCAGCGTGCGTCGCAACCGACCAAATTGTAAAATTGCGAATATGCCAACCATTGCGCGTTACCTGTAAAGGACATGGCACAAGACAAGTTCAAAGAATGAATGCCAGTGGTTTTCCGGCTATAGCCAGCATTAAAAAGAACTCTGCTACAGGTAAAAAAGAAGTTAAGTTAGTTAGCAAAAATCAAAAATACACTCATGCCACAGCAGGTGACTACGTAATTTGTGATTTCCGAAAGGATCGCAAACACGTTAAAGCAGGAACTTATCGTGCCAGAGTTAAAACTCCAACTCAAAAAGGAGTAGAAGTCTTAATTAGCGGTCATCGGATTTCTCTAGATCGACAATACGTTAAATTAATTCATCGCTCCGATGGCTATGAATACAGTTTTACTGCGATTGACCCTGATTTACTACGTTTTAACGCTATTTGA